A region of the Polynucleobacter sp. MWH-Braz-FAM2G genome:
TGCCGGTAATTTGATTGCTCGCAAAATTAGCCGTTAAATTGCCACCCGTAACCGCCCAAACAGCACCCGGTACCGAAGAAACATAAGTTGGAGTGGTTGCACCAACCAATGAGAAGTTCAGAGTTACTGGACCCAAGTTTTGCAATAAGTTAGGATTGGTCCGTTCACCCACGATGAAATGAAATCCATTATCAGCAGGCATCGCAATTAAATTGCCACTGTTGTAGTCAGCAACGATCACATTGCCGTTTGCCCAACGACCCCAAGAAACAACTCCAGCTAGATTTCCTCCATCCAATTGCTGGGCTGTTCCAATTGAAAAAAGCACCGGTACCGAGGTACCGACCACTGTATAGCCTGGCGGTAAATTAATTTGAGTGACATAAGTATTAATGCCGCTACCAGCCACGTTAATTTGATTCAATCCCGTAGCAGGCAAGGTAGTAGGCGGATTGGAATCAGTAGAAACATTATGCGGCGGCAAGCCATCAATTGTCTGAATGGGTCCAGTAGGCCAAGTTTCAGCCTTCTGCAAATAGTATGAATAAGTTGCAGGAATTGGCGCCTTACCATCCCCTTCGGGTTTGTTATAGAGCTGGGATTCATATGGAGCAAAAGGCGATATTCCAGTTGCTAGGTACGGAGATGGATTCACAACCACACCCATCATCATTGGCAAGGGTGAACTGGGTGTGGAAACTTGCTCATCCGCTCCTTTGGCTGGCGGACTTACTGCTACTGCCAAAGCTGGGATATCGGTTGCATTACCTCTGCCTTTAGGCTTGGCGCTCTTTTGTCCAGCTAAGGGGTCAGGCAAGAAGTTGGGTGGTTGGGATAAACGCTTCGCTTGAGAATTATCATCCGCCACATAAGCGTATTGATCCACCCCCAAAGACTCAGTACCCGCTTTGTTCTTGATGGTAATTTGACCTTCAAACACGCCAGCATACAAACCATCTTTTACTGGAGTCTTGTCTAAATTTAAGCAATTACCATCACAATAATTGAGGTTGTATCCAGTACCACGAATACCCACCGTTGCCACAACTGCGTTGACTTGGAGGTTATCTTTATTCTCACGACCAATAGAACCAGT
Encoded here:
- a CDS encoding FecR domain-containing protein, with protein sequence MRYLRGQSFMHPFFSRFSTTVKVIAVAITLLLTSISPEAYAQANAEAGRLLMSIGDVKINRGGQMIPAPKGTAVQAGDSVITGVASNAQIRMSDAAVIALRAQTEFKINEYKFNGKSDGSEKANLSLVKGGVRAVTGSIGRENKDNLQVNAVVATVGIRGTGYNLNYCDGNCLNLDKTPVKDGLYAGVFEGQITIKNKAGTESLGVDQYAYVADDNSQAKRLSQPPNFLPDPLAGQKSAKPKGRGNATDIPALAVAVSPPAKGADEQVSTPSSPLPMMMGVVVNPSPYLATGISPFAPYESQLYNKPEGDGKAPIPATYSYYLQKAETWPTGPIQTIDGLPPHNVSTDSNPPTTLPATGLNQINVAGSGINTYVTQINLPPGYTVVGTSVPVLFSIGTAQQLDGGNLAGVVSWGRWANGNVIVADYNSGNLIAMPADNGFHFIVGERTNPNLLQNLGPVTLNFSLVGATTPTYVSSVPGAVWAVTGGNLTANFASNQITGNMNLYTNQPSGYAFLNMGISGGLSASAASNNVNVTAIKTSGSNPVCTSACNGTGQVVFYGNSPVAQAAGLSYNFSSSGNVVQGVAVFKR